GATGCAGCTATAGGGTGTAGGTGAAGTCGTCTACCAAAATGCCGGGTACCCAGGAGCCACCAATGCTGCGGTAGTCGTAGGTGCTAATGACTGGGACAAATTCAACAGTGGTGGTTAAGTCTACTAGGGTATCACCAAAATAGTTGTAGAGGGTTTCATCAAAGCGCAAGTTTTCGATCGGTGCCACAAGCTCACCATTCTCTACCCAAAAGCAGGCATAGCGGGTCATGCCAGTGACTCTTCCGGTGGGACGATCGCTCCAATTCAGGTAATGCAGGTTAGAGACATACAACCCAGTGTCCAAGGTGGCCAGAATTTGGCTAGGAGCAAGGGTTCCGGGCATAAGCTCTGGCGAGCGTAGTTCTTCGTCTTGACTAGCACCATTGGCAATTTTGCCATACTCTTTAGCACTACGGCGGCTAACTAGTGTATTCGTCAGTTGCCCTGCTGTAATGAGGGGTAGTTCCAGGGGAGCAATGTCTCCCCATCCATTGAACCGGGGTACTAAACCAGGTCGAAAGTTTTCTCGCAGGGTGAAGTTGGGTGAAAGCAGCCGTTCTTGCCGTTGCAGTAGGTTTAAGCAACTACCTCCCTGCTGCAGCGATGCCTCACTAATGCCCCCCCAACTCAACATGTTGACAAGATCAGCGACTGCTGCTGGTGCCAAGTAGGTGCGATATTGCCCTCTGGGAATGGTTTTTTGGGGTTGACTGAGG
The DNA window shown above is from Cyanobacteriota bacterium and carries:
- a CDS encoding metallopeptidase TldD-related protein — encoded protein: MHATLELVFARLANALADLVAPNAHFTLNLWGEQTQFVRFNHAKVRQTGVVRDAHLTLTLMQDDRTSNREISCTGDWDIDWPALQTALAELTQELPQLPVDPHLVVPSGESHSRDVHLGDLLEPTAVADHVLKPVADLDFAGIYAAGDLVRAYADSAGQRHWFATQSFDLDYSLFTADGQAVKATLAGSHWDDRAYSHQLDTCRSQLERLSQPQKTIPRGQYRTYLAPAAVADLVNMLSWGGISEASLQQGGSCLNLLQRQERLLSPNFTLRENFRPGLVPRFNGWGDIAPLELPLITAGQLTNTLVSRRSAKEYGKIANGASQDEELRSPELMPGTLAPSQILATLDTGLYVSNLHYLNWSDRPTGRVTGMTRYACFWVENGELVAPIENLRFDETLYNYFGDTLVDLTTTVEFVPVISTYDYRSIGGSWVPGILVDDFTYTL